In Nomascus leucogenys isolate Asia chromosome 3, Asia_NLE_v1, whole genome shotgun sequence, the genomic window GCTTGGAGCAGATGAATAAACCACGTTGTAATTTGCGGGGGAGGAAAGGTAAAAGCAGATAGTGTGCAACTTTGTACTTGTAACTTGTGTACTTTCATGCATCTCTCatggatttttatttctaataactaTAATGTATACACAAAACTCAGGGTGATTGCTTTAAACTGTAagatattttcagtttataatCTCTAAATCTTATTTTAACCTAGGAAATGAGTAGAACTAATCTATAACTTTTATCATTTTagctccctattttttttttttggcacataaACTGCCTTCACCAAAGTAAAACTTTCTCTATCTCACAGATGTTCAGAAGATGAAAGATTTTCCAATGCGTCTCACAGATGTCTTCCCACATATTGTGTTGGCAAATTTATCAAGAATTTGCTTATTTGTAATAGTCCATTCTAAATTCTACATTTCTCCAATTTGCGTGTCATGTTTTGGAGAAAAGATGTATTGGCTTTGTGAGGAGGATAATATTCAAAGAATATGACTTAGTCTGATCATTCCGTGGATAGAAATTGGACATAAAATTTCTCTAACAAGTTTACAATGAAGTCAATGCTGCTAGTTAGAGGACTATCCTTTGAGAAACAATGCTATAGACCAGGGTACTGAGAAGACCATATATAATTCACAATCAAATTAAATTTCTTCTAAATAGAATCTGCCTTGGAAAGAAAATAGTGATGAGAGGGAAAAGGGGACAATTATCAGAGGATAAGAAGACAAAATCCATTCAGATCTAGATCAGAATGAATTTTGCAGGGGTGGCGGTGTCAAAAATTACAcctgaattgtttttatttggagaagctttttaaaattgtggtacaACATACccaacataaaacttaccattttagccatttttaaatgtacaagtCCGTGGACTTAAGCATATTCACATtcttgtgcaaccatcacaactGCCCATCTCGAGAACTTTTTTATTATGTCAAACTAAAATGCCCATTAAACACCAATTTCCCgtttccccctcctcccagctcctggcaaccactattctttctatatcttaaaattgttttaacctggtttttttttttttaccttaatttCTTAGTAAGTCAGAGTCATAAAATGAGAGAAATCCATGTAGTAAGGCTGCAATTACTTATTTGTGGTTTACATCTTTGTTTAGCTGCTAACTTCGGAAATTTTCACTggtaaagaattatttttatgacaGTTCGAGTAATCGTCgttgttttctattatttagaGACAAGTTTAGAAATTGTATTCActcaaatgattattttttaaaaattatttgcctactatgtgccaggcatcgtTATAGATGCTATAGGGATGTGAGCAGACAAGGCAGACAAGGCTCTCTGCCCCCAGGCAATGTATAGTTTAGTAAGAGCAGACACATAATATGTAAAACATGTAATGTATCACATGGTAATAagttataaggaaaaaaataaactagaaaaagcaaTATTTCATGCTGAAAATGTTAAAAACCTTTCAATTTGAACTAGAAGAGAAAAATGCCTTGATGaaaattctgttaaacttctgaAACAGTATTTTAGCAgtcaaaaagttttcttttatatcCAGGCAGATTTTTAGGTGTTACTTGGTATTACAGAAAATCCCACACCTACATGCATCTCAGTGAACTGTatttagctaaataaataaatacataaaataactgctttaggccgggcgcggtggctcacgcctgtaatcccagcactttgggaggccaaggcaggtggatcacaaggtccagAGATCGAggccgtcctggccaacatggtgaaaccccatctctactaagaatacagaaaaattagctgggcgcagtggcacatacaggtagtcccagctacttgggaggctaaggcaggagaattgcttgaagccgggaggcggaggttgcagtgaactgatatggcaccactgcactccagcctggtgacaaagcgagactccatctcaaaaacaaaacagaacaacaaaaaaaacctgctttaaaaatattaacaatagcaTGTTAATTACTTCAGAATTAAGGCTGTGCTTCTGAAGACGCTTTCAGgttggccatggtggctcacgcctgtaatcccagcactttgggaggctgaggctggcagaccaccaggtcaggagttcgagaccagcctgaccaacatggtgaaaccctgtctctactaaaaatacaaaaattagctgggcgtggtggcacgcgcctgtaatcccagctattcaggaggctgaggcaggagaattgcttgaaccggggaggtggaggttgcagtgagctgagatcacgccactgcactctagcctctgtgacagagcaagactccgtctcgaaaaaaaaaaaatctttcataaaCTCAAGTGGAGCCGTACTTCAACCATTCTCAGCCATCATCTCTCTTAACCAAAGAccttcttccttccatccttccatttTCTTGTTTCATATGTAGCCTTCTCCCTTACTATTCAAAGTGCGGTCCACAGACTGCATGagtatcacctgggagcttgttagaaatgcagaatctcaaacCCATTCAAGAACAGCTAACCAAAATTTGCATTTTCGTAAGATCTCCAGCTGACTTGCATGCACTGTCAAGTTTGAGAAGCAGTTATAAGACACCTCTAGTCATCAACTTTCCTTTGCCCTCTAAGATAACATCTTAGACGGGCTGGAAGAGGAAATCTGGtagttaaggaaataaaaatggactCTTTCTTAGCCTGTCTTAACATGGGACACGGTTCAACATGTAGCTCATTCCACATTTTGTTATTTCTCTCAATTGTGGTGATGTGAGGCAAACTCTGGAATTCTGAGATCAGTTAGGAAAGTTAATTTCTTGTTACAAAAAGTGTGACAATCTAAAGAGAGCATCTTGTTGGAAATGGAGATTTGGTCAGTAATAGGTTGCCCTCTCTATATTTAATACAGACATTTTATGAATCTAAATATTTAAAGGCATCATTTATgctaaaatgtgatttttttattttcctccagaaaCTTTCCCCATGCTTCCCAAAAAGTTCCATGGTCAAATACATTTGGGAAATATTGTATACCACTGTATTCCATCAAGTCCACGAATTTATGGACTGTAAGACATACATTTTATGTactctaaaaaggaaaaatactgctAATTAATTTATGATATGTTATCAATTGTAAATGTATTCTGACtttaaagatgttaaaatgtaaaaattttacaTCTTAGATCAATGCAAATGTACACAATAGCATGTTAATTTACTAGTATATTAAAAGTTCCCTCAAAATTCCGTAGTAAAGCGGTCCCTTTAATTTCATTTGATGTACCATTTTCAAATGTGTATAATCATGGAATCCTTTTTCTTATGGTAATCAGAGGAACTAGTATTTCACGTAACTCACTCCAGAAAATGCTGTTTtaggaaataattcaaaatgaagagccaaaaaaattttaagtgttatCATTCTGAATTTAGGAACTTAATTTCTGAAATTAGAAGAAAAGTCTTAAGAAAAGACCTAGGTGGGAAAGTGAAGACACTCTGgaatcagtttttttcttaacatttgcctttttaaattttaaaccaaAGGTATTGGTGTTAGAGAAGTTATATTAACAAATGGATGCCCTGGTGGTGAATCCAAGTGTGTTGTACGGGTAGAAGAATGCCGTGGACCAATAGATTGTGGCTGTGAGTTGAATTATGTATTGGAGGGAGACTGTGGGCAAGAGTTTACTCTGGGGAAATGTTTTTCACCTCAGGTTGCCACTGAGTAGAAGGAGGCAACCAGTTGACATACTGAAAGgaaatcataaaattttaaattccacttCTTTAAACAGTTATAGTTCTGAGCAACTTTCTGATTTTGCTTcacatttttttcagagacatCTAAAATTGAACATATATTCTCTATAATACACTAGAGGCTTACTGTATATAGAGTCTATATTTGAGGCTGTCCTGCGGCGAAATGCTTTTGATGCTTTAGTCATGGCATTTTGTCAGTAGATTGGTAAACTTTAAATTGGGAACTTTGACAGCTGTTCCATATCACATTATGCTGTTCTGAAATTTCAGTATCTCTAATGGGAGTCCCTAACCAGTACATTGGAAGCCACTAATAGATCTCATAGTTTAGTCTAACAGATCACTAGGTCAATTACAACTTATTCCGCATAAGGAGCAGAGAGCCATGGTGTCTCCTCACCTGCTTCTTTTGGTGACTTTATCTTTGCACTTATCAGTCTTCTGTTCCTCTACACTCAAACTCCCAATTACGTTTGATAACTTCCAGCCtatagttgatttttaaaactggaggttgctttttaaattagtattgtgacacctgtaatcttagcactttgggaggctgaggcaggaggatcacttgagctcaggagtttgagaccaggctgggcaacatggtgaaacctccatctctacaaatttttgtttttaattagccaggcatagtggcatgtgcatgtagttccagccacttgagaggctgaggtgggaggatggcttgagcccaggaggcagaggttgaagtgagccaggatcatgccactgcactccagtctgggcaacagaaccagatcctgtctcaggaaaaaaaaaaaaaaaaaaaagtagtgtcgTGTATAAAGCAATTTATAATGCCCAATGGTATTTatgtgcttaattttttttcaggggGTAAACCAATTTCAGAAAGTCTTGAAAGTGTTAGACTGGCATGTATTCACACATCTCCTTTAAATCGTTTCAAATATATGTGGAAACTTCTAAGGCCAGACCAAGTGAGTAATGAATGGATATAACCTGGTGCTTTCTAGTGAATGATAAAATTTGTTTCTCAGTTCTGATGGCTTtcagaaaactttctttttaaaaccagTTTGCCAAAATGAAGTTAAGAATTACAcaactttattattttggaattttaaaattttcattatttactaGGACGAAACTTTACATATGTCTAAGGGCCAGCTATAATCAGAACTTTAAAACGTCCATTTTATGCAAAGTATTCCATTTCAGAAGCAAGGTTTTCATTGGCTTATATAGGAGTTGTATAATGATAACAGTGGCTAACATTAATTAAGGGTTTATTAAGAGCCTTTTTTAATCCATATAACAATTCTGTGAGGTAATCACTATCATTATACTCATTTTTACAAGTAAGTAACTAACTTGTCCACAGTCACACAGGCAGGAAGTGGTAGGGTTGGGATTTGAAGTCTGGATTGTGTGACTGAAAATCCATGTAGATCATTAATTACTAAACTAGGCTAAGAGAGACAGTAACCCTCCTTTCCTTAAGGGAAATAAATTGTTTCCTGGTAAGTGTACATGAAGAATGTtaatactttgttatttttttctttttaaatagcaatCCATTGTACTTGTAAATGATTCAGCAATCCTAGAAGTACACAGGGAAAGTCACCCCTTGGCTTTCGAGTGTGACACACTGGATAATAATGAAATAGTAGCAACTATTAAATTCACAGTCTATACGAGCAGTGGTAAGTGTCCAGCAATGTCTTGGTTTGCTTATATGCCAAACTTTAAAGAGCATTAAAATCACTTAGAGGCTTGTTAAAATACCAATCTCTAGCCctacccccagagtttctgattcagtagatctgggatgGGACTGGAAtaagaatttccatttctaacaagtttccctGTTGCTGCTGGTccagagaccacactttgagaaccactggtttacaTCATTTAGACTTTTCTACAAGATactacttaatttctttttcacaaagTAGTCACAATTTCCTCACTTTGGGAAACTGGTGTATTTCTTAAGAATCTTCAGAGAACAGTCCTCTAACTTGAATTATATTCTTGCTTTTACTTTcattataaaagtgaaaatggATAAATGGAATTCTCATGGATGCTTATGAAAATTTTCattcagtaaaataaattaagaaatacgATGTCAAAGtatgtctctttaaaaattatatatttgaagcAAATGTTTTTTGATGAAGCACTAATACagttctcaaaaatatatatatcacaaaatgCAAATGTTGTCCTGAATGTCATTTTACATATTAGAAACCATATTTTCCTTGTGAGATAGATCCATTTGCTTATATTCAATTTAATCTATGATGGCTTACATATCCGGgtaattatttccttttgttcagCTGCTCTTAACTGTTTTAATTGTTGTTATCAACTTTGTTGTTAGGGATGTGGGGACTTGGTCACAAGTTCTTTTGAGAATCCTATCAAGGCTCAGGatcctttttccagaaaaatgtCCACATACACGAATATGCCAAAAGTTACATGTAATTTTAAAGGAGTTTTTTGACTTCTTGAAGCTATTTCTGAACACAAAGAGCTTCTGCTGTAGAGATACCACACAACATAACcattttattgaaatgaaaacaggttaaaatattttagggtgattttaaaaaataaactactatTTAAACTTTCTTTGATGTGCTGTTTAATGAGTTTAGAAACATCTTCGTGGTGAAAGCTAATAATCTTATTCCTCTATTGGATATCAGGTGTTGTTAAAAGGATAATTTTCAATAAAGTTCTAAAAAAGGCAAGAGAATAAAAACACCATTAAACTAAAAAATATCTCAACTAGCCCTCATTCATGATATTAAAGGTGTGTGGAGCCATTCTCAGTCTTTGTCCCTACTATCTCGTCCCTGTTAGGACAATTCAGTGTGGTTAGCTCCTCTCATATTTAGAAGGGAGCATGCATTTGGTAATGTATATGTTAAAGGCTGGAGCACAGACCCTAAAATGTCAGGTCTTTATTGAGACAAAGTTAACTTCTCTCTCTCATAGCAGCCGTCCAGGAATGGTGGGATAGCTCTGCCATCTCAGTATGTGCACTGAttgaatgacaaaatatttttagaacacTCCAGTatctattaatttctttaaacatgACAATTGGGTACACCACTGCAACAGACCCCTTTGGCTGATTAGAAATCAAACAAATGTTTTGGCTAGAAATATCTACACAATATGGTACTAGCATGAAACAAATATGTAATTGAGATATTTTTAGGGTAAAAATGGTTTCCCTAGTGAAAAATTCTCATCCATTCACTTAAATATCAGATTTTTCACTCCCACAATAGTTGTCTTTCATAAATAGGCATTGTTAAAAAAGATACTTTGAAGtactcagaatgtgactatatttggaaataggattttttgcagatgtaattagttaagatgaggttgtACTAGAGCAGAGTGGGCCTTTAATCCAATATCACTGGtgccctcataagaagaggaataTTTGGGCAtgcttgtgcacacacacacacacacacacacacaaacacagacggAGAGTGGGGCGGGGAATGCcaggtgaagacacagagagacagacatagggagaagacagccatgtgaAAATGGAGACAAAAATTGGAGTTATGCTACCAGAATCCAAGGAATGTCTGAGCCTACCAGAAGCTGAGAAGCTGTAAGAGacaaggaaggatcctccccaaGAACCTTCAGTGGGAGCATGGCTCGGCCAACACGTTgttttcagacttctagcctcccaaactgtgagacaatacatttctgttgttttcaagttacccagtttgtggtactttgttatggtggTCCTAGGAAACTAGTAAGTACATAAGTTTAGTTTATCTAAAAGTTGACAGCATCAAATTTAGcctatttttcattaaatatttcaataggAAATTGAGCCTATTTTTTTCATTACCTGTAAAAATAGTCTAGGTGACCCTTGCAAGACTACTGttgtaataaataaaatcttcatGCCCCTCACTCTCCACCCTCTCTCAGGTAACATTGCAGAGtaatggataaatgaaatttgcatttctccttgTCAGGTTTCAGTTCTGAAAGgtgttttttatttaagtttcCAAAATGCCACCACTTGTGTAAATCTAAAGTTACTTTGaagtaaaaagatttttaaaaatccaacaatGTTGGAACATAAATATAGATGTACTTTCTGTAGCATACTTGGAACTATTTAGCGAGATTCCTAACGTGAGTTTATAGCTCTAGAATTACTAGGCAAAATGGAAACTTATACTCCATGATGTCTAACAGATAGGGAAACAAATCTAGAAAAATAAGCAGTTGAGATTGCTCATATGGAAGACTACTTCTGACAGAGTGGTACttatcaaaatcaaaatatttaaatagtcaAAATATACCTTGTACAAATTAAACCTCCCTGGACCTTGGTTTACTTATCTGCATAATGCAATAGTTGGATCAGATGATCTCTGTAGTTCTTTCTTCCATGAATCTTTTATGATTCCAGAATTTGGGGACATAAAAGAGCTATAATAAAGCTATACAATTCACAAAGTAAGTAATATTCTATGTTAATTGGCTTTTTACCAGTTTACAATGTAGCAATACTATAATACACATGGTAGGTTGGCTTTGTCTCTTTAATAACCTTATTTGCTGAAAGAGCAGAGAGATATGGGAGAGAATGCTTGAGGTAAGAGTGGTGCATGAGGTGGgtacagtggtgtgtgcctataatactagctacttgggaggctgaggtgggaggatcacttgagcccaggagttcaaggccagcctgggcaatatagcaagatcccatttccTAAAGAGAGAGGGGTTGGGGTATGTGGATATGTGTATAGAAAACAATGAGCTTCAATTCCTTTCTTatagcaaatataaaaattagagggGTATCATAGTCTTAAGTGTAAAAGCTAAACCCATAAAATTTTAGGAAAGAGATATAGGAGAATATTTGCATGATTCAGGAGTAGGCAAAGTTTTCTTAGACATAATTCAGAAAACAATCACCATAAAAGGAAACATTGAATAAATCAGActgcatcaaaattaaaaacttcagcTCATTAACAAAAATCATTAGGATAATGAATAGGCAAGCCAAAATCtgttagaaaacatttataaaacatgtaCAGTCAGTACAATCAGTTTGAGAAAGTTCTCATGGTTTCTTAGACAGCTAAACACACGTCTGTCGACCCtacgacccagcaattctattattAGACATTTAGCcaaaaattaagatatatattcacaaaatgacttgtataagaatgttcatggcagctttatttatagTATCTCACAACTGGAGCAGCCTAGATATCCATCAGTAGGAGGATGAGTAAACAAATTGTGGAGTATACCTcgtaataaaaaaaagatagttgCATATAACAGTATGGGTGAATTTctaaaacattattctaagtaaacAAATCTTTACACAAGAGATTACCTAGtgtgtgtttccatttatatgtAGTTCTAGAATAGTCAGAGCTaatctatggtggaaaagaaaatcaggATACTTGTTGCCTCTGGAGGATGAGGAAGGAGTTAATTAGGAAGAGGCTCAAGGGAACTTTCTGGGGTATAgtaatattctatatcttgactaGCATTTAGTTACATATATGAGTTTGCCTTTGTCAAAACTAagcaaatgtacatttaaaatctTTGTGCAATTCTTTGtgtgaaaattttatttcaaagaaaaaactaataTTAAACTCCAGTTAACGATATGCTTGCTGAAAAATTTTTGGGGAAGCGTACTGACATTTGCAAATTATAttgaaatgcataaaaaataTGATGGATTAATGAATTGATAGAGGAATGgatagatgaattttaaaatattaatggtaGTATTTAGATGGTGGTAATATAGGCTGTTCGTTGTcaaattcttttaacttttttgcatGTTTGAAAAGGACGTTTCAAACATGCAGAGCAAGATCATTAATAATTTTCTCTGCACTAAGTATTTCTTTATGTTTCTAGAGTtgttcttcaaatataaacttttaaGCTAGATatccatttccttttcctcagtAGTAATACTCATTAGGTTTGTGTGTTTTCTCTAGAATTGCAGATGAGAAGATCAAGCCTACCAGCCACAGATGCAGCCTTAATTCTTGTGCTGACCATAGGAGTCATTATCTGTGTATTTATAATCTTCTTATTGATCTTCATAATCATAAATTGGTAGGTGAACAGCAGAATGCATCATCACCCTTGATTGacatcctcctcttcttccccctcctcaTCCAGTGAATTGCAAAGCCCTGTCTGTGATGTCTCCTACATGTTGCCTTGAAACTGTCCATCTCCTTTCATTACTCCTGTGACTGCCCTAGTTCAGGCTACCCCGTCTCTTTTTGTAGATGCTTTTTAAAACCATCTCATGACTTGCTTCTCCAACTATGAGAGAGCTTTTAAATgcgatttttataattttatgtggtaattgctttaaaaagttttatttaatgaatatttgtgtTGTCCAGTTGCGGTTCTCTCAACTCTAAAACTTGGTTATTGTAACCTACTAATTCATTTGTATGACAATATTTATAATACCTACATGAGTAGTACACCCTGGTAAGTCTGAGGGCTCATATACTATCGATTTGTAGCTGATGCATCACaaactaaaaatgaataatgaatacaAAGGCACTTCTTAGAGAAGaggtaatatatatgttttatatatatacatatatcattataaaatatatgtacatatattgtatatacaatatacatacatCTATGTATAGATAAtctatatacaatatacatatatcatatataggtCATATATATGTACcaaatatgtatatagtatatattatttatatataatatatatatacatgagtaTGTAATATATGggttatattatatatgtagatatatgtatgtataacataTCTATTACCTCATATCTAAGAagtgcctttttattatttttagtttgcgatgcatatatattacatatgattGTGTATAcatcacatatatatgtagtatgtatgtatatgagcCCTCAGGCTTACCAGGGTGTAATACTCATGTTACTATTATAAATATcatcatatatattacatatgtatatttataccatgtatacacatatatatttgaaccatatatgtatacaaacatgtgtattatgtatatacatacatatacatatatgtatgtatgtgtatacatatatagacatatgta contains:
- the SPACA1 gene encoding sperm acrosome membrane-associated protein 1, whose translation is MSPRGRGCSAGLLLTVGWLLLAGLQSASGTNVTAAVQDAGLAHEVEGEEETDDNDSETKEHNAPPETEDVSNGNVVKEVEFGMCTVTCGIGVREVILTNGCPGGESKCVVRVEECRGPIDCGWGKPISESLESVRLACIHTSPLNRFKYMWKLLRPDQQSIVLVNDSAILEVHRESHPLAFECDTLDNNEIVATIKFTVYTSSELQMRRSSLPATDAALILVLTIGVIICVFIIFLLIFIIINWAAVKAFWGAKASTLEAQSEQSSARYKDSTSLDQLPTEMPGEDDALSEWNE